A single region of the Austwickia chelonae genome encodes:
- a CDS encoding YajQ family cyclic di-GMP-binding protein translates to MADSSFDIVSKVDRQEVANALNQSQKEISQRYDFKGVGASIDFSGEDTIVMKANSEERCLAVLDVFQTKLVKRGVSLKSLDTGEGQPKASGKEYRLEGQLKNGISQENAKKISKLIRDEFPKTVKSQIQGDELRVTSKSRDELQAVMQMLRESDLDVALQFTNYR, encoded by the coding sequence ATGGCCGACAGCTCATTCGACATCGTCAGCAAGGTCGACCGTCAAGAGGTCGCCAACGCCCTCAACCAGAGCCAGAAGGAGATCTCTCAGCGGTACGACTTCAAAGGCGTCGGTGCCAGCATCGACTTCAGCGGCGAAGACACCATCGTCATGAAGGCCAACAGCGAAGAACGCTGCCTCGCCGTCCTCGACGTCTTCCAGACCAAACTGGTCAAGCGCGGCGTCTCCCTGAAGTCCTTGGACACCGGCGAAGGCCAGCCCAAGGCCTCCGGCAAGGAGTACCGCCTGGAAGGCCAGCTGAAGAACGGCATCAGCCAGGAGAACGCCAAGAAGATCTCCAAATTGATCCGCGACGAGTTCCCCAAGACCGTCAAATCCCAGATCCAGGGCGACGAGCTGCGAGTCACCAGCAAGAGCCGCGACGAGCTTCAAGCGGTCATGCAGATGCTCCGTGAATCAGACCTGGACGTCGCGCTGCAGTTCACCAACTACCGTTGA
- the pepN gene encoding aminopeptidase N gives MTGLLYTEAEQRSRLIEVSRYTVDLDLDRGEQFFGSRTIVRFSCAEPGAQTFIDLKAHEVHRLTLNGDDLDPAQADQGRLPLGGLVADNELIVEATMAYGRDGQGLHRAVDPADEQHYVYGQLFLDAAPQVYACFDQPDMKAIHEISVRAPQNWIVLGNGEASQDDEGIWRLAETKPLSTYFVTVCAGPYASITDVHDGIPLGLHARASLAERLKEQSDELMELTKAGFDHYHRLFGIRYPFGAYHQVFVPEFNAGAMENPGCVTLRDQMIFRGVPDGAELAGRANTILHEMAHMWFGDLVTMRWWGDLWLNESFAEYMAHRACLEATEFTSAWTGFTIARKLWGSTAERSPSTHPVAGQTPRDAPSALQNFDGISYAKGAAVLAQLVHYLGQDTFDAGVRRYLNDHLFSNADLADFIGAMETESGRSLADWSQEWLRTSRMDALAVDIDAEGGRMTAATVRRESPAESPADRPHAIEIAGFTGGKEIWRIPVAIDSHQTVVEELAGQPLPAVVVPDVGSYTWATPRLSKSTLDSLLEELPLIDDPVARAMIWSALYAGMVDALIDPRQVLDIAIRALPEETEPLVLRGAFLQILKPLVRYFLPLDEQPAARRALAEMCGRVAARSGPDSPAYPAAVSGRARWSVDKDFLRALAEGDTTREPLAHDSDLRWEAAATLAEQGGVDRAYLDRLAAQDRTLSGQMAHLRARAALPGAENKAWVWSEIAKGERSYYELEALAIGFWRFTDSETLSPYAERYITDIPALSGKMGDYALGGLASAAFPRELVEAETLAKVEQALARTPMSEPVRRAMIDGAARIRQAIASQERFRPAP, from the coding sequence ATGACAGGTTTGCTATACACCGAGGCCGAGCAACGCTCCCGTCTGATCGAGGTGTCCCGTTACACCGTCGACCTGGACCTGGACCGTGGTGAACAGTTCTTCGGGTCGCGGACCATCGTGCGCTTCTCCTGCGCTGAGCCAGGAGCACAGACCTTCATCGACCTGAAGGCTCACGAGGTGCACCGACTCACCCTGAACGGGGACGACCTGGACCCGGCGCAGGCCGACCAGGGACGTCTCCCACTGGGCGGTTTGGTGGCGGACAACGAACTGATCGTCGAAGCCACCATGGCCTACGGGCGAGACGGCCAGGGGCTCCACCGCGCTGTGGACCCGGCCGACGAACAGCATTACGTCTACGGACAGCTCTTCCTGGATGCAGCGCCACAGGTGTACGCCTGCTTCGACCAACCCGATATGAAAGCCATCCACGAGATCTCCGTGCGGGCGCCCCAGAACTGGATCGTGCTGGGCAACGGAGAAGCCAGCCAAGACGACGAAGGCATCTGGCGACTGGCCGAGACCAAACCTCTGTCCACCTATTTCGTCACCGTCTGTGCCGGTCCCTATGCCAGCATCACCGATGTCCACGACGGGATTCCTCTAGGGCTGCACGCTCGGGCTTCACTGGCAGAACGGCTGAAAGAACAAAGCGATGAGTTGATGGAACTCACCAAGGCCGGCTTCGACCATTACCACCGGCTCTTCGGCATCAGATATCCCTTCGGCGCCTACCATCAGGTCTTCGTTCCGGAGTTCAACGCAGGCGCGATGGAGAACCCCGGCTGCGTGACCCTACGCGACCAGATGATCTTCCGAGGCGTCCCCGACGGAGCCGAACTCGCCGGACGGGCGAACACGATCCTGCACGAGATGGCCCACATGTGGTTCGGCGACCTGGTCACCATGCGGTGGTGGGGCGACCTGTGGCTGAACGAGTCCTTCGCGGAGTACATGGCACACAGAGCCTGCCTGGAAGCTACCGAATTCACCTCGGCATGGACTGGTTTCACCATCGCGCGGAAGCTGTGGGGATCCACCGCCGAACGCAGCCCCTCCACCCACCCTGTCGCCGGGCAGACCCCACGCGACGCACCAAGCGCGCTGCAGAACTTCGACGGCATCTCCTACGCGAAAGGTGCGGCTGTTCTCGCTCAGCTGGTCCATTACCTGGGGCAGGACACCTTCGACGCGGGGGTACGCCGCTACCTGAACGACCACCTGTTCAGCAATGCCGACCTCGCGGACTTCATCGGTGCGATGGAAACAGAGTCCGGACGTTCACTAGCGGACTGGTCCCAGGAATGGCTACGGACCTCGCGGATGGACGCGCTCGCCGTGGACATCGACGCTGAGGGCGGCCGCATGACGGCAGCGACGGTGCGCAGAGAATCACCTGCCGAGTCACCAGCGGACCGGCCGCATGCCATCGAGATCGCAGGGTTCACCGGGGGTAAGGAGATCTGGCGCATTCCGGTGGCGATCGACAGCCACCAGACCGTCGTGGAGGAGCTGGCCGGACAGCCGCTGCCTGCAGTGGTCGTCCCTGACGTCGGCTCATACACCTGGGCCACTCCACGACTCAGCAAGTCCACCCTGGACTCCCTCCTCGAGGAGCTCCCACTCATCGATGACCCTGTTGCGCGCGCGATGATCTGGTCTGCGTTGTACGCCGGGATGGTCGACGCACTGATTGATCCGAGGCAGGTGCTCGACATCGCTATTCGGGCGTTGCCGGAGGAGACGGAGCCTCTCGTCCTGAGAGGAGCCTTCCTGCAGATCTTGAAGCCGTTGGTGCGGTACTTCCTTCCGCTCGATGAGCAGCCTGCTGCCCGTCGGGCTCTGGCCGAGATGTGCGGACGGGTCGCCGCGCGGTCCGGGCCGGACAGTCCCGCCTATCCGGCTGCTGTCAGCGGTCGAGCCCGATGGAGCGTCGACAAGGACTTCTTGCGTGCGCTGGCCGAGGGTGACACCACCCGAGAGCCGTTGGCGCATGATTCGGATCTTCGGTGGGAAGCTGCTGCCACTCTCGCTGAACAGGGCGGTGTCGATCGCGCGTATCTGGATCGGCTGGCAGCACAGGACCGGACTCTCTCGGGGCAGATGGCGCACCTACGGGCGCGGGCGGCCTTGCCAGGGGCTGAGAACAAGGCCTGGGTCTGGTCGGAGATCGCCAAGGGAGAACGGTCCTATTACGAGCTCGAAGCCCTGGCCATCGGCTTCTGGCGTTTTACCGACAGCGAAACGCTCAGCCCCTACGCCGAACGGTATATCACCGATATTCCAGCTCTTTCAGGGAAGATGGGTGACTACGCGCTGGGAGGCCTCGCCTCGGCCGCTTTCCCTCGGGAACTTGTCGAGGCTGAAACTCTTGCGAAGGTGGAGCAGGCCTTGGCACGCACTCCGATGAGTGAACCGGTCCGCAGGGCGATGATCGACGGCGCAGCTCGGATCCGGCAGGCGATTGCTTCCCAGGAGCGCTTCCGCCCGGCGCCGTGA
- the aroQ gene encoding type II 3-dehydroquinate dehydratase: protein MSRTIAVLNGPNLGRLGTREPEKYGTDTLEDVVVRCRALAAHHGVTLVDFQSNHEGALIDRIETWTDEGVVGVVVNAGAFTHTSVALRDALVSSALPFIEVHITNVHAREDFRAHSYLSDVAMGVVVGCGTLGYELALSALIRQVGDFDVQA, encoded by the coding sequence ATGAGCAGGACGATCGCTGTCCTCAACGGGCCCAACCTGGGACGACTGGGAACCCGGGAGCCAGAGAAATACGGCACCGACACCTTGGAAGATGTGGTTGTTCGCTGTCGGGCACTCGCGGCTCACCATGGGGTGACCTTGGTGGATTTCCAGTCGAACCATGAAGGCGCTCTGATCGATCGGATCGAAACGTGGACGGACGAGGGTGTCGTCGGAGTCGTGGTCAATGCGGGAGCGTTCACTCATACCTCGGTGGCATTGCGGGATGCGCTGGTCAGTTCGGCGCTGCCCTTTATCGAGGTGCACATCACTAATGTGCATGCCAGGGAAGATTTTCGGGCTCATTCTTATCTGTCGGACGTGGCGATGGGCGTGGTAGTCGGTTGCGGGACCCTCGGATACGAGTTGGCCCTCTCGGCATTGATCCGTCAGGTGGGGGACTTCGACGTTCAGGCTTGA
- a CDS encoding 4Fe-4S binding protein: MTGTSSDPVAAPARSRGVIALDTQACTSCMLCARECPDWCIHISAHAEELPPPGAGPTSRTRTVHRLDRFAIDFGLCLFCGICVEVCPFDALFWSPATARAGGVHDLLAESPRLEQWRAQIEPLEELESGALPPRSKDSGRGHGGGRRTR, encoded by the coding sequence ATGACGGGAACGAGTAGTGACCCGGTGGCAGCGCCGGCCCGCAGCCGTGGCGTGATCGCCCTCGACACGCAAGCTTGCACCAGCTGCATGCTGTGCGCACGGGAATGCCCCGACTGGTGCATCCACATCTCCGCTCACGCCGAGGAACTTCCCCCACCGGGAGCCGGGCCGACCAGCCGAACCAGGACAGTCCACCGGCTCGACCGCTTCGCCATCGACTTCGGCCTGTGTCTCTTCTGCGGTATCTGCGTCGAGGTGTGCCCTTTTGACGCCCTGTTCTGGTCGCCGGCCACAGCACGAGCGGGCGGGGTGCATGACCTCCTTGCGGAGAGCCCGCGCCTGGAGCAGTGGCGCGCGCAGATCGAGCCGCTTGAGGAACTCGAATCAGGTGCATTGCCACCGCGGTCGAAGGACTCAGGGCGAGGGCATGGAGGCGGCCGAAGGACCCGATGA
- a CDS encoding asparaginase yields MISADAPLPRPHVLVLATGGTIAGSTSATETVNYAAGVVDVDKLIDAVPGLDTLAEISHRQLWQVDSVDMDPDRQLELVRQVRSQVARPDIDGIVITHGTDTLEESAYLLDLLVGSPKPVVLVGSMRPADALSADGPANLRHAVLVAASPLSRDLGVLVVIGEEIHAARSTRKVHATRTHAFDSPYGPLGEIVAEEPHYSRALHRCSAVDPTSAATISAVGAELPPVEVVQGRAGLPQPILQAVLDSGAAGVVYVGHGAGNIPADVLPRLQTLVEAGVVVMRASRVGSGTVSRKGAVDDDQYGFVAAGDLTPQQGRIALSVALTQSRDPRQVQQFIDSH; encoded by the coding sequence ATGATCTCTGCTGACGCTCCCCTTCCGCGCCCACACGTCCTGGTCCTGGCCACCGGGGGAACCATTGCCGGATCGACCAGCGCCACCGAGACGGTGAACTATGCCGCCGGCGTGGTCGACGTGGACAAGCTCATCGACGCAGTCCCCGGCCTGGACACCTTGGCCGAGATCTCCCACCGCCAGCTCTGGCAAGTGGACTCGGTCGACATGGACCCGGACCGTCAGCTGGAACTGGTTCGTCAGGTGCGCTCACAGGTGGCCCGGCCTGATATCGACGGAATCGTCATCACCCACGGAACAGACACGCTGGAGGAAAGTGCCTACCTTCTTGATCTCCTCGTAGGCTCACCGAAACCAGTGGTGCTCGTCGGCTCGATGCGACCGGCCGACGCGCTCAGCGCAGACGGGCCTGCGAATCTACGCCATGCCGTGCTCGTGGCAGCGTCCCCGCTCTCTCGCGATCTGGGCGTCCTGGTCGTCATCGGCGAGGAGATCCACGCCGCCAGGTCCACCCGTAAGGTCCACGCCACCCGGACTCATGCCTTCGACTCCCCGTACGGCCCTCTGGGCGAGATCGTCGCCGAAGAACCTCACTACTCACGGGCTCTTCACCGCTGCTCCGCCGTCGACCCCACATCCGCAGCAACGATCTCAGCGGTCGGCGCTGAGCTCCCTCCGGTCGAGGTCGTGCAGGGACGCGCCGGACTGCCCCAGCCGATACTGCAAGCTGTCCTCGACTCCGGTGCCGCCGGGGTGGTCTACGTCGGACATGGCGCAGGCAATATTCCCGCCGACGTGCTCCCCCGGCTACAGACTTTGGTCGAGGCCGGTGTCGTGGTCATGCGAGCGTCCCGAGTCGGTTCCGGCACGGTGTCCCGCAAGGGGGCGGTCGACGACGACCAGTACGGTTTCGTGGCCGCCGGCGATCTGACTCCGCAACAGGGCAGGATCGCACTCTCCGTCGCGCTGACCCAGTCCCGCGATCCACGGCAGGTACAACAATTCATCGACTCACATTGA
- a CDS encoding enoyl-CoA hydratase, which yields MSTHHGDELIVTRSHGGELTEIVFNRPHRHNAFTAVMYERLTEVFEELSGDNTARVVLFRGAGALAFAAGNDIAEFAEMTEGAQAVSYERRVRSMLTKLAELPQVTIAAIDGLCVGGGLAVATYCDLRVATTSSRFGYPIARTLGNALSRPLLERCVHIFGESTTRQMLLASRLFDARRAYELGVLVSLCESRAELDRELEELVEGLLHAAPVTVRTTKEQLRRIKASPEDPALDESLLESAYGSEAFREGVRAFLAKERPDFRSLP from the coding sequence ATGAGTACCCATCACGGTGACGAACTGATCGTGACACGCAGCCACGGCGGGGAACTGACCGAGATCGTCTTCAACCGGCCCCATCGGCACAATGCTTTTACCGCAGTGATGTACGAACGGTTGACGGAGGTCTTCGAGGAGCTGTCCGGGGACAACACCGCACGAGTGGTGCTGTTTCGGGGAGCCGGAGCCCTGGCTTTCGCGGCAGGCAATGACATCGCCGAGTTCGCGGAGATGACGGAGGGCGCGCAAGCCGTGTCCTACGAACGTCGGGTGCGGTCGATGCTCACCAAGCTGGCCGAGCTGCCCCAGGTCACGATTGCGGCGATCGACGGGCTGTGCGTGGGCGGCGGGCTTGCGGTGGCGACCTACTGCGACCTACGGGTGGCGACCACGTCATCGCGTTTCGGGTACCCGATCGCCCGCACCTTGGGTAACGCTCTCTCCCGCCCGTTGTTGGAACGGTGCGTGCACATCTTCGGTGAGTCGACGACCCGGCAGATGCTCCTGGCGAGCAGGCTGTTCGATGCGCGTCGTGCCTACGAACTCGGCGTTCTGGTCTCCCTCTGCGAGAGCAGGGCAGAACTTGATCGGGAACTCGAAGAACTTGTCGAAGGTCTCCTGCACGCGGCCCCGGTCACCGTGCGGACGACGAAGGAACAACTGCGGCGGATCAAGGCCTCCCCTGAGGATCCGGCGCTCGACGAGTCTCTTCTGGAGTCGGCTTACGGTAGCGAAGCCTTCCGGGAAGGGGTGCGGGCCTTCCTGGCGAAGGAACGACCTGATTTTCGCAGCCTGCCTTGA
- a CDS encoding NAD-dependent malic enzyme: MPIPNYEFVSGRGTPRLKINVRGNTILANPTINRGTAFTWPERHALGLAGLLPPGVNTLAEQVRRCYEQYSEQPTEITKYAYLAAVRDRNEVLFYRVLAEHLEEMLPIVYTPTIGDVIERFSHGYHRMRGVFTSVDYPGEVEESLLNYGLDPEHCDLIVVTDSEGILGIGDQGIGGVQICVGKLSVYTAAAGIDPRRVIPVVVDVGTDNMELLNDDFYLGTRHSRTRGQKYDLFIEHFVETATRLFPHAMIHWEDFGAGNAHRILEKYRDRCCTFNDDIQGTAAVVTAAAIAGVRTTGSRMSEQRVVIFGAGTAGVGIADLMRDRMIREGLTPEEANRQFWCLGSKGLITTGLGDAVRPFQRPYARPEEEIDAWDLDDPRHISLADVVRNVHPTMLIGTSARAGAFTEKIVREMTAHVDRPIIMPLSNPTSRAEAVPADIVAWTDGRALVATGSPFAPVVHGGKTYQIAQANNALVFPGIGLGVVVSRAERVSDRMISAAAEAVAEIVDVVPPGKALLPSISHLRRVSGTVAIRVAQTAYAEGLSKIEMKDPVQQVYESMWQPVYPQIVLPGQEVSSTPTESVDQALAEAGDENAKTSA; the protein is encoded by the coding sequence ATGCCGATCCCCAATTACGAGTTCGTGTCTGGCCGGGGCACCCCACGGCTGAAGATCAACGTGCGGGGCAATACGATCCTGGCGAATCCGACGATCAACCGAGGGACGGCCTTCACCTGGCCGGAGCGTCACGCCCTGGGGCTCGCGGGCCTTCTCCCGCCGGGAGTGAACACCCTGGCGGAGCAGGTGCGCCGTTGCTACGAGCAGTATTCGGAACAGCCCACGGAGATCACCAAGTACGCCTATCTCGCCGCCGTACGGGACCGTAACGAAGTGCTCTTCTACCGGGTGCTCGCCGAACACCTCGAAGAGATGCTTCCGATTGTGTACACCCCCACCATCGGTGATGTGATCGAGCGATTCAGCCATGGGTACCACCGGATGCGTGGCGTCTTCACCTCCGTCGACTACCCTGGAGAGGTCGAGGAGTCACTGCTCAATTACGGACTCGACCCTGAACACTGCGACCTGATCGTCGTGACCGACTCCGAAGGGATCCTCGGCATCGGTGACCAAGGAATCGGCGGGGTCCAGATCTGCGTGGGCAAACTGTCGGTCTACACGGCCGCTGCCGGCATCGATCCGCGTCGTGTGATCCCGGTCGTCGTGGACGTCGGCACCGACAACATGGAGCTGCTCAACGACGACTTCTACCTGGGCACTCGACACAGCAGAACCCGCGGACAGAAATACGACCTGTTCATCGAACATTTCGTGGAGACCGCCACCCGGCTGTTCCCCCACGCCATGATCCACTGGGAGGACTTCGGCGCAGGCAATGCGCACCGCATCTTGGAGAAGTACCGCGACCGGTGCTGCACCTTCAACGACGACATCCAAGGGACCGCCGCTGTCGTCACTGCAGCCGCGATCGCCGGGGTGAGGACCACCGGTAGCCGGATGAGCGAGCAACGGGTCGTCATCTTCGGAGCAGGCACGGCAGGTGTGGGTATCGCCGACCTGATGCGCGACCGGATGATCAGAGAAGGTCTGACGCCGGAGGAAGCAAACCGACAGTTTTGGTGCTTGGGTTCCAAGGGCCTGATCACCACCGGGCTGGGCGACGCGGTACGACCCTTCCAACGGCCCTACGCCCGACCTGAGGAGGAGATCGACGCCTGGGATCTCGACGACCCGCGCCATATCTCCTTGGCCGATGTCGTCCGTAATGTGCATCCCACCATGCTGATCGGCACCTCGGCCAGAGCAGGAGCCTTCACCGAGAAAATCGTCCGCGAGATGACTGCCCATGTCGACCGGCCGATCATCATGCCGCTGTCGAACCCGACCTCCCGTGCTGAAGCAGTTCCTGCGGACATCGTGGCCTGGACGGACGGCAGAGCACTGGTCGCCACCGGATCCCCCTTCGCCCCGGTCGTCCACGGAGGGAAGACCTATCAGATCGCACAAGCCAACAATGCTCTGGTGTTTCCCGGGATCGGACTGGGCGTCGTCGTGAGCAGAGCTGAACGAGTCTCTGACCGCATGATCTCGGCAGCCGCCGAAGCAGTGGCCGAGATCGTGGATGTCGTCCCCCCAGGGAAAGCGCTGCTTCCGTCGATCTCACACCTACGGAGGGTGTCCGGAACAGTCGCCATCCGGGTAGCCCAGACGGCTTACGCAGAGGGCCTGTCGAAGATCGAGATGAAAGATCCCGTTCAACAGGTTTACGAGTCGATGTGGCAGCCGGTCTACCCACAGATCGTCCTGCCCGGCCAGGAAGTGTCTTCGACGCCTACTGAAAGCGTTGACCAGGCGCTGGCCGAAGCCGGCGATGAGAACGCGAAGACGTCCGCATGA
- a CDS encoding amino acid permease, translating to MKPVSSDSGALPQNTRQPAEGDDRAYDRATTQTGTSDGNPSSVQSGGLHRTLKNRHIQMIALGGAIGTGLFYGSSASIKMAGPAIILAYLVGGLMIFLIMRALGEMSVQNPVSGAFAHYAHENVGPFAGFFSGWNYWFNYVTVSMAELAVVGIYVNFWFPDIPKWVSSAVFLVLITAINLVSVSAYGEFEFWFALIKVVAIIAMILFGLAMILFGLGNGGDPVGLSNLTEHGGFFPHGWWGVTTALVIVMFSFGGVELIGITAGEAADPARSIPKAINEVVLRIFVFYVGAIFVILCIFPWERVGDEGSPFVTVFAKIGIPAAASLLNMVVLTAAVSAYNSGLYSNGRMLLSLAKQGNAPSFLQRVSAQGSPYAGILVSSAVTGIAVLLTYLLPGKVFLYLISVALTAANLNWILIVFTQLKFRQRIGVEEAGKLKFPMPLHPFSNYLVLAFLGLVTVLMWFLPDFRYALYVAPIWVGTLSLGYVLKCRAEKRRGMTPVP from the coding sequence ATGAAACCTGTCTCGTCCGACTCCGGTGCGCTTCCACAGAACACCCGTCAACCCGCTGAAGGGGATGACCGCGCGTACGACAGAGCGACGACGCAGACCGGTACATCTGACGGCAATCCCTCTTCCGTACAGAGCGGCGGGTTGCACCGGACACTGAAGAACCGGCACATCCAGATGATCGCGCTGGGTGGTGCAATCGGCACCGGGCTCTTCTACGGCTCCAGTGCCAGCATCAAGATGGCAGGCCCTGCCATCATCCTGGCCTATCTCGTCGGTGGACTGATGATCTTCCTGATCATGCGGGCCCTCGGAGAGATGTCCGTCCAGAATCCCGTCTCCGGCGCTTTCGCCCATTACGCGCACGAGAACGTCGGCCCCTTCGCCGGGTTCTTCTCCGGCTGGAACTACTGGTTCAACTACGTCACGGTGAGCATGGCCGAGCTCGCAGTGGTCGGCATCTACGTCAACTTCTGGTTCCCGGATATCCCCAAGTGGGTGAGCAGCGCAGTCTTCCTGGTCCTGATCACTGCGATCAACCTGGTGAGTGTCAGCGCCTACGGTGAATTCGAATTCTGGTTCGCGCTGATCAAAGTGGTGGCCATCATCGCCATGATCCTCTTCGGGTTGGCGATGATCCTGTTCGGCCTGGGCAACGGCGGTGACCCCGTCGGGCTGAGCAATCTGACCGAGCACGGCGGCTTCTTCCCCCACGGCTGGTGGGGGGTGACCACCGCGCTGGTGATCGTCATGTTCTCCTTCGGCGGGGTGGAACTCATCGGAATCACCGCAGGTGAAGCCGCTGACCCTGCCCGGAGCATCCCCAAGGCCATCAACGAAGTCGTCCTGCGGATCTTCGTGTTCTACGTGGGTGCAATCTTCGTGATCCTGTGCATCTTCCCCTGGGAGCGGGTCGGCGACGAGGGAAGTCCTTTCGTGACCGTCTTCGCCAAGATCGGTATCCCCGCCGCAGCCAGCCTGCTCAACATGGTGGTTCTGACCGCAGCCGTCTCTGCGTACAACAGCGGTCTCTACAGCAACGGACGCATGCTGCTCTCACTGGCCAAGCAGGGAAATGCACCGAGTTTCCTACAACGGGTCAGCGCGCAGGGCTCACCCTATGCCGGGATCCTGGTCTCCTCCGCTGTCACCGGCATCGCTGTCCTCCTCACCTATCTGCTCCCGGGAAAGGTCTTCCTGTACCTGATCTCCGTGGCCTTGACCGCCGCCAACCTCAACTGGATCCTGATCGTGTTCACCCAGTTGAAGTTCCGTCAGCGCATCGGGGTGGAGGAAGCGGGCAAACTGAAATTCCCCATGCCTCTCCACCCCTTCTCGAACTATCTCGTACTGGCGTTCCTCGGTCTTGTCACCGTTTTGATGTGGTTCCTCCCCGATTTCAGATATGCGCTCTACGTCGCTCCGATCTGGGTCGGCACCCTCAGCCTCGGATATGTCCTCAAATGCCGAGCAGAGAAACGCCGCGGCATGACCCCCGTCCCATAA
- the htpX gene encoding zinc metalloprotease HtpX produces the protein MHRHHNGLKTAVLFGVIWALLLGIGALVGRGRFIWLFALIGVAVTFYGYWNSHKIAIRSMRAYPVTPEQQPVMYRIVSELSAKAGKPMPTLYVSPTEAPNAFATGRNPKNAAVCCTEGILHLLDERELRGVLGHELMHVYNRDILTSSVAAALAGVITSVAQMMMFVGGGKDEERPNPIAMIALALLAPLAATVIQFAISRTREYDADQDGALLTGDPLALASALRKLEAGTSRAPLEPEQDLVNASHLMIANPFRPQDVSTLFSTHPPMDQRIARLEAMSRQL, from the coding sequence ATGCATCGGCATCACAACGGACTCAAGACCGCCGTCCTCTTCGGCGTGATCTGGGCACTGCTGCTCGGCATCGGTGCCCTGGTGGGGCGTGGTCGATTCATCTGGCTCTTCGCGCTCATCGGCGTGGCGGTGACCTTCTACGGGTACTGGAACAGCCATAAGATCGCTATCCGCTCGATGCGGGCCTACCCGGTCACTCCTGAACAACAGCCCGTCATGTACCGGATTGTCTCCGAGCTGAGTGCCAAAGCAGGCAAACCGATGCCGACGTTGTACGTCTCTCCCACCGAAGCGCCGAATGCCTTTGCGACGGGACGGAACCCGAAGAATGCCGCAGTGTGCTGCACCGAGGGAATCCTTCACCTGCTGGACGAACGTGAACTGCGCGGAGTGCTGGGCCATGAGCTGATGCACGTCTACAACCGGGACATCCTGACCTCCTCGGTGGCCGCAGCACTGGCGGGAGTCATCACGAGCGTGGCTCAGATGATGATGTTCGTCGGTGGAGGCAAGGACGAGGAGCGGCCGAATCCCATCGCGATGATTGCTTTGGCCCTGCTTGCGCCGTTGGCAGCCACGGTGATCCAGTTCGCGATCTCCCGCACCCGGGAGTACGACGCTGATCAGGACGGTGCATTGCTGACCGGCGACCCACTGGCCTTGGCCAGCGCGCTGCGCAAGCTGGAAGCGGGGACCTCACGGGCACCGCTGGAACCGGAACAAGACCTGGTGAACGCCAGCCATCTCATGATCGCCAACCCGTTCCGCCCGCAAGACGTGTCGACGCTGTTCAGCACCCATCCGCCGATGGATCAGCGGATTGCACGGCTGGAGGCCATGTCCAGGCAGCTCTGA
- a CDS encoding helical backbone metal receptor, with product MASPQALTTHDDLGRQLSFDHPIERVVSLVPSLTEAIAYSEPELLVGATDWCTHPAELGVPRVGGTKSPDIDQILSLNVHLVIASKEENRQCDVGRLQEAGLPVWVTDIEDVPGALCSLGRILEVLSVPSRACRWLTEAQRAWSSPTQVRPGPPVQVLVPIWRRPWMCLGPKTYAADVLRRLGVQLVSPPHPGRYPVFSPEEVGTAYPAEVALLPDEPYPFSAHDGPEAFSLPVAFVAGRALTWYGPAMIEAPQEIVRSLRAVSI from the coding sequence ATGGCCTCTCCCCAAGCCTTGACCACTCATGATGATCTTGGTCGACAGCTGAGCTTCGATCATCCGATTGAACGTGTGGTGAGCCTGGTGCCTTCGCTGACGGAGGCGATCGCGTATTCCGAACCCGAGTTGCTGGTCGGCGCCACCGACTGGTGCACCCATCCTGCAGAACTCGGGGTGCCTCGGGTGGGAGGGACGAAGAGCCCGGATATCGATCAGATCCTGAGCTTGAACGTCCACCTGGTGATCGCCAGCAAGGAGGAGAACCGGCAGTGCGACGTGGGCAGGCTGCAGGAGGCCGGGCTTCCGGTGTGGGTGACGGATATTGAGGACGTTCCTGGAGCGTTGTGTTCGCTGGGCCGGATTCTTGAGGTTTTGTCTGTGCCCTCTCGGGCGTGTCGTTGGCTGACCGAAGCCCAACGGGCCTGGTCTTCTCCTACGCAGGTCCGCCCCGGCCCGCCGGTGCAGGTGCTGGTACCGATCTGGCGCCGCCCTTGGATGTGTCTCGGGCCGAAGACCTACGCTGCGGACGTTCTCCGACGCTTGGGCGTACAACTCGTCTCTCCTCCACACCCCGGTCGTTACCCGGTTTTCTCCCCGGAGGAAGTCGGCACGGCATACCCCGCCGAGGTGGCGCTCCTGCCCGATGAGCCTTATCCCTTCTCAGCGCATGACGGTCCGGAGGCTTTTTCTCTGCCGGTCGCTTTCGTGGCAGGTCGTGCGTTGACCTGGTATGGGCCGGCGATGATCGAGGCACCTCAGGAGATCGTGCGTTCTTTACGGGCGGTATCGATCTGA